The Prevotella melaninogenica ATCC 25845 genome includes a window with the following:
- a CDS encoding M16 family metallopeptidase, whose protein sequence is MKKHFLNSTLMQGLSLGLLFLFASVTAYAQRYSYESIPNDPMQTRIYTLKNGLKIYLSVNKEKPRVQTYIAVRTGSRNDPKETTGLAHYLEHLMFKGTTHFGSSNVEAERPYLDSIEARFEQYRHITDPAARKQWYHQIDSISQLAARYNIPNEYDKMMTAIGSEGTNAYTSNDVTCYVENIPSNEIDTWARVQGDRFQNMVIRGFHTELEAVYEEYNIGLSSDWRKVYAALFAKLFPTHPYGTQTTIGLGEHLKNPSITNIKNYFNKYYVPNNIAICLSGDLDPDKTVASIEKYFGNWKPSAHIDVPQFPAQPALTAPVDTTVVGKEAPMLFMGWRADASKSLQLDTLEVIAQLLSNGQAGLFDLDLSQKLKVQEVSAGIADMDEYSVFYVYGQPKSGQTLQEVRSLALSEIEKLKKGNFSDDLLPSIVNNYKRYYYTQLDNNQFRAKQYVDAFINHKDWKQEVDKLNRISKLTKAEIVKFANQFFRNDFACVYKEQGNDTTIKKVEKPTITPIPTNNDKQSDFLKEIVNTKTTPIQPQFVNYKRDLTKATTQKGLPVLYKQDKTNDLFTLCFVVPYGDEHNPMLSYAAGYLDYLGTNKLSNEQIKQQFYKLACDYSISERNEVSYITLSGLNSNLPQALALLNNLLSNAKVDKEAYDLYVEQILKSRSDNKANQKANFAALRNYATYGKYNPTRNIPSEQELKSINPQVLLNLLKNLKNYKLTVLYYGPSSLKEVDQLVSKTIQTPKKFAAVPTIKRYTEETTPKNEVLIAPYDAKNIYMVQLHNQNQKWSADRAPIIALFNEYFGGGMNAIVFQELREARGLAYSASAVYASPYRLGGNESFYTYIITQNDKMMDCVREFNKLLNNVPVRQSGFDLAKQSLMKSLASARTTKYSILTSYLAAQRLGLDCSLSEKIYNALPSLQLQDVINFEKEYIANKPFKYIILGNEKELDLKALEKIAPIKRVTTEEIFGY, encoded by the coding sequence ATGAAAAAACATTTCCTTAACAGTACCCTCATGCAGGGGCTAAGCTTAGGACTATTGTTCCTATTTGCATCTGTGACGGCTTATGCGCAGCGTTACAGCTATGAGAGCATACCGAATGACCCGATGCAGACACGTATCTACACACTGAAAAACGGCCTGAAAATCTATCTTTCTGTCAACAAAGAGAAGCCACGTGTACAGACATATATCGCTGTGCGCACAGGTTCTCGCAATGACCCAAAGGAGACAACAGGTCTTGCACACTACTTAGAGCACCTTATGTTTAAGGGTACTACCCACTTTGGTTCGTCTAATGTGGAGGCTGAACGCCCTTACCTCGACTCTATCGAGGCTCGTTTCGAGCAGTATCGCCATATCACTGACCCAGCTGCACGCAAGCAATGGTACCACCAGATTGACTCTATCTCACAACTTGCAGCTCGTTATAACATTCCAAACGAGTATGACAAGATGATGACAGCCATCGGTAGTGAGGGTACAAACGCTTATACTTCTAATGATGTAACTTGCTATGTAGAGAATATTCCATCTAATGAGATTGACACTTGGGCAAGAGTTCAGGGCGATCGTTTCCAGAATATGGTTATCCGTGGCTTCCATACAGAGTTGGAGGCGGTGTATGAAGAGTATAACATCGGTCTTTCAAGCGACTGGCGTAAAGTCTATGCAGCCCTCTTTGCAAAGCTCTTCCCTACCCACCCATACGGTACACAGACCACTATCGGACTTGGTGAGCACCTGAAGAATCCTTCAATCACCAACATCAAGAACTATTTTAACAAATACTACGTCCCAAACAACATCGCTATCTGTCTTTCAGGCGACCTCGACCCAGACAAGACAGTAGCTTCGATTGAGAAGTATTTTGGCAATTGGAAGCCAAGCGCCCACATCGACGTACCACAGTTCCCAGCTCAACCAGCCCTCACAGCACCCGTTGATACGACTGTTGTTGGTAAGGAAGCTCCTATGCTCTTCATGGGTTGGCGTGCAGACGCAAGTAAGTCTTTGCAGTTAGATACATTAGAGGTTATAGCACAACTCTTGTCTAACGGACAAGCAGGACTCTTCGACCTCGACCTCAGCCAGAAGCTGAAGGTACAGGAGGTTAGCGCAGGTATCGCAGATATGGACGAATATTCGGTATTCTATGTCTATGGACAGCCAAAGAGTGGACAGACTTTGCAGGAGGTGCGCAGCCTTGCTTTGTCTGAAATTGAGAAACTCAAGAAGGGTAACTTCTCTGATGATCTCTTGCCATCTATCGTTAACAACTACAAGCGTTACTATTATACGCAGTTAGATAACAACCAGTTCCGTGCAAAGCAGTATGTGGATGCCTTCATTAACCACAAAGACTGGAAGCAGGAGGTGGATAAACTCAATCGTATTTCAAAGTTAACAAAGGCTGAGATAGTAAAGTTTGCTAATCAATTCTTCCGTAACGACTTCGCTTGTGTCTACAAGGAGCAAGGTAACGATACTACTATTAAGAAGGTTGAGAAGCCTACTATCACTCCAATCCCAACCAACAACGACAAGCAGAGTGACTTCCTCAAGGAGATTGTAAACACCAAGACAACTCCTATCCAGCCACAGTTTGTTAACTACAAGCGCGACCTTACCAAGGCAACAACACAAAAGGGTCTTCCTGTTCTCTATAAGCAGGACAAAACAAACGACCTCTTTACACTTTGCTTCGTAGTTCCTTACGGTGACGAACATAACCCAATGCTCAGCTATGCAGCTGGTTATCTTGATTACTTAGGTACCAATAAGCTCAGCAACGAGCAGATTAAGCAGCAGTTCTATAAGTTAGCTTGCGACTATAGCATCTCTGAAAGAAACGAAGTTTCATACATTACGTTAAGTGGTCTCAACTCTAACCTGCCTCAGGCACTTGCTCTGTTGAACAACTTACTCAGTAATGCAAAGGTTGACAAGGAGGCTTACGACCTCTATGTAGAGCAGATTCTAAAGTCACGCAGCGATAACAAAGCCAACCAGAAGGCTAACTTCGCTGCCCTCAGAAACTATGCTACCTACGGAAAGTACAACCCTACTCGCAACATTCCAAGTGAACAGGAGTTGAAGTCAATCAACCCACAGGTACTGCTTAACCTTTTGAAGAACTTGAAGAACTATAAGTTGACAGTGCTTTACTACGGTCCTTCAAGCCTGAAAGAGGTTGACCAGCTTGTCAGCAAGACTATCCAGACACCAAAGAAGTTCGCTGCAGTGCCTACTATCAAGCGTTATACTGAGGAGACAACACCTAAGAACGAGGTTCTTATTGCACCTTACGATGCAAAGAATATCTACATGGTTCAGCTCCACAATCAGAACCAGAAGTGGTCTGCCGACCGTGCCCCTATCATTGCCCTCTTCAATGAATACTTCGGAGGTGGTATGAATGCCATCGTCTTCCAAGAGTTACGTGAGGCACGTGGTTTGGCTTATTCAGCTTCAGCTGTCTATGCATCTCCTTATCGTTTAGGAGGTAATGAGAGTTTCTACACCTACATCATCACACAGAATGACAAGATGATGGACTGTGTGAGAGAGTTCAACAAGCTTCTCAACAACGTACCTGTACGCCAGAGTGGCTTTGACCTCGCCAAGCAAAGCTTGATGAAGAGCCTTGCTTCTGCTCGTACAACTAAGTACTCTATCCTCACCTCTTATCTTGCAGCACAGCGTTTAGGTCTTGACTGCTCATTGAGTGAAAAGATTTACAACGCCCTTCCAAGTCTGCAACTGCAGGATGTTATTAACTTCGAGAAGGAGTATATTGCCAACAAGCCATTCAAGTATATCATCCTTGGTAACGAGAAAGAACTTGACCTCAAGGCATTAGAAAAGATTGCACCTATCAAGAGAGTGACAACAGAAGAAATCTTCGGCTATTAA
- a CDS encoding DUF4954 family protein yields MQYRSLTFEEIEILESNSCWAEDWSRVEVAEDGFQAKFFHRVMFYGDVQLGSVQKEVEITKGFVKHSGINDATLRNVTVGNDCLIEKVGNYINNYTIGDDCLISNISVMETTEGATYGEGNLISVLNEVGDGNVIFFHDLNSQFAAFMVKHFNDKDLKNAIRRLVKEEIARTNPERGTIGNNVKIVNTREITNTVIQDDCEISGASRLSDCTILSSEYASVYIGTGVICENSIISDGSSIVNSVKMQDCFVGEACQISNGFTASQSVFFANSFMSNGEACAAFCGPFCASHHKSSLLIGGMFSFYNAGSGTNFSNHAYKMGPMHWGILERGTKTASGSYLLMPATIGTFSVCFGKLMHHPNTTALPFSYLIAEADKMYLVPGRNITTVGLYRDIRKWPKRDMRPQQTQKSIVNFDWLSPYSVGEILQGKKILENLRQASGDNVSSYNYHEYVINATSLRKGIKYYDIALRIYMGAVLKRAHKWGFFGKPQTEVGLGRWDDLSGLLLPVSEERRLIEDIKSGSLETIEEVVNRFREINENYRIYQWAWTYRMILEYYGINEISPEDDARIKQDYIEARRAWIAEIKKDAEKEFEMGDVDREVFESFVNSLDHEVDFEN; encoded by the coding sequence ATGCAATATCGTTCCCTTACCTTTGAAGAGATTGAGATACTCGAGAGCAATAGCTGCTGGGCAGAAGATTGGAGTCGAGTAGAGGTTGCGGAGGACGGATTTCAAGCGAAATTCTTCCACCGTGTCATGTTCTATGGTGACGTACAGTTGGGAAGTGTCCAGAAAGAAGTCGAGATAACAAAGGGCTTCGTCAAACATTCTGGTATCAATGATGCAACCCTACGTAATGTGACCGTTGGTAACGACTGCCTTATTGAGAAGGTGGGGAATTATATTAATAACTATACCATCGGTGACGACTGCCTCATCTCTAACATCTCTGTCATGGAGACTACGGAAGGAGCTACCTATGGAGAAGGTAATCTTATCTCGGTGCTGAACGAGGTGGGCGACGGCAATGTGATTTTCTTCCACGACCTCAATAGCCAGTTTGCAGCCTTTATGGTGAAGCATTTCAACGACAAAGACCTCAAGAATGCTATCCGAAGATTAGTGAAAGAGGAGATTGCTCGCACCAATCCAGAACGTGGAACGATTGGCAACAATGTGAAGATTGTCAACACAAGGGAGATTACCAACACGGTTATTCAGGACGATTGCGAGATTTCTGGTGCAAGTCGTTTGAGCGATTGTACCATTCTCAGCTCTGAATATGCCAGCGTTTACATCGGTACAGGTGTCATCTGTGAGAACTCTATCATATCAGATGGCTCCAGCATTGTGAACAGTGTGAAAATGCAAGACTGCTTCGTGGGTGAAGCCTGTCAGATAAGCAATGGCTTCACAGCCTCACAGAGTGTCTTCTTTGCCAATTCCTTTATGTCAAACGGTGAGGCGTGCGCAGCTTTCTGCGGTCCGTTCTGTGCCTCACATCATAAGAGTTCACTGCTCATTGGTGGTATGTTCTCTTTCTATAACGCAGGTTCTGGTACCAACTTCTCTAACCATGCCTATAAGATGGGACCAATGCACTGGGGTATCTTGGAGCGTGGAACGAAGACTGCCAGTGGTAGTTATCTGCTCATGCCAGCAACGATCGGTACGTTCTCCGTATGTTTCGGTAAGCTGATGCACCACCCTAACACGACTGCCCTCCCCTTCTCTTACCTCATTGCAGAGGCTGATAAGATGTATCTCGTGCCCGGTCGTAACATCACAACGGTTGGTCTTTATCGCGACATACGCAAGTGGCCAAAGCGTGATATGCGTCCACAGCAGACACAGAAGAGTATTGTCAACTTCGATTGGCTATCACCTTACTCTGTTGGAGAGATTCTGCAGGGAAAGAAGATACTTGAGAATCTGCGACAGGCAAGTGGTGACAATGTTTCGTCTTATAACTATCATGAATACGTTATCAATGCTACCAGTCTGCGAAAAGGTATCAAATATTATGACATCGCACTGCGCATCTACATGGGAGCGGTACTGAAACGTGCACACAAATGGGGCTTCTTTGGTAAGCCACAGACCGAAGTAGGACTTGGACGATGGGACGACCTCTCTGGTCTTCTGCTCCCTGTATCAGAAGAGCGACGCCTCATCGAAGATATCAAGAGCGGTAGTCTTGAAACGATAGAAGAGGTGGTTAACCGCTTCCGAGAGATTAACGAGAACTATCGTATCTATCAATGGGCGTGGACCTATCGCATGATTCTGGAATACTACGGCATTAATGAGATTTCTCCCGAGGACGATGCACGCATCAAACAGGATTATATCGAGGCACGGCGTGCATGGATTGCAGAGATTAAAAAGGATGCCGAGAAGGAGTTTGAGATGGGCGATGTAGACAGAGAGGTCTTTGAATCGTTCGTTAATAGCCTTGATCATGAGGTTGATTTTGAGAATTAA
- the hflX gene encoding GTPase HflX yields the protein MKEFIISDVKAETAILVGLITKDQNEDKTKEYLDELEFLADTAGAITVKRFTQRVTGPSSVTYVGKGKLEEIRDYIKMKEDEEEPIGMVIFDDELSAKQMRNIEQELGVKILDRTSLILDIFAMRAQTANAKTQVELAQYRYMLPRLQRLWTHLERQGGGSGSGGGKGSVGLRGPGETQLEMDRRIILQRMTLLKQRLAEIDKQKVTQRKNRGRMIRVALVGYTNVGKSTTMNLLAKSEVFAENKLFATLDTTVRKVVVDNLPFLLADTVGFIRKLPTDLVDSFKSTLDEVREADLLLHVVDISHPDFEEQIQVVNQTLSELGCADKPSMIIFNKIDNYHWVEKEEDDLTPATKENITLDELKKTWMAKEHDNCLFISAKEKENIDEFREVLYKKVRELHVQKYPYNDFLYNIEEE from the coding sequence ATGAAAGAATTTATCATATCTGACGTCAAGGCGGAAACAGCCATCCTTGTGGGTCTTATTACAAAGGACCAGAACGAGGACAAGACGAAGGAATATCTTGACGAATTAGAGTTCCTCGCTGATACTGCTGGTGCTATCACAGTGAAGCGATTCACACAGAGAGTGACAGGTCCAAGCTCTGTTACATACGTCGGCAAGGGTAAACTTGAAGAAATAAGAGATTACATCAAGATGAAAGAAGACGAGGAGGAGCCTATCGGTATGGTCATCTTCGACGACGAGTTGTCGGCAAAGCAGATGCGTAATATCGAACAGGAACTCGGTGTGAAGATATTAGACCGTACCTCTCTCATCCTCGACATCTTTGCTATGCGTGCCCAGACAGCCAACGCAAAGACACAGGTTGAGTTGGCACAGTATCGCTATATGCTCCCACGTCTGCAACGTCTGTGGACTCACTTGGAGCGTCAGGGTGGCGGTTCAGGCTCTGGTGGCGGTAAAGGTTCGGTAGGTTTGCGTGGTCCGGGTGAGACCCAGTTGGAGATGGACCGCCGTATCATCTTGCAGCGTATGACCCTCTTAAAGCAAAGACTTGCTGAGATTGACAAGCAGAAGGTAACACAGCGTAAGAACCGTGGCCGTATGATTCGTGTTGCCTTGGTGGGTTACACGAACGTGGGTAAGTCAACCACCATGAACCTCTTGGCTAAGAGCGAGGTATTTGCAGAGAACAAACTCTTCGCAACACTCGACACAACTGTGCGCAAGGTCGTTGTAGACAATCTTCCGTTCCTGTTAGCTGACACCGTTGGATTTATCCGTAAGTTGCCAACCGACTTGGTTGATTCGTTTAAGTCAACACTCGATGAGGTGCGCGAAGCCGACCTTCTCTTGCACGTTGTGGACATATCACATCCTGACTTTGAGGAACAAATACAGGTAGTCAACCAGACTTTGTCTGAACTTGGTTGTGCTGACAAGCCATCAATGATTATCTTCAACAAGATTGACAACTATCATTGGGTGGAGAAAGAGGAAGACGACCTCACGCCAGCAACCAAAGAGAATATCACCTTGGACGAACTAAAGAAGACATGGATGGCTAAGGAGCATGACAACTGTCTCTTTATTTCAGCCAAGGAAAAGGAGAATATCGACGAGTTCAGAGAGGTGCTTTACAAGAAAGTACGCGAACTCCACGTGCAGAAGTATCCTTACAATGACTTCCTTTACAATATCGAAGAGGAATAA
- a CDS encoding fimbrillin family protein, which translates to MNSRFLFSRVMLGLTAATSAFFIACSDIDTAQDPQKPTESIMFSTSDVQDRPDASLPKTKAPEVYESHTINLTGANAKGFVLEESTIEGVNPVQQTPATRGTMKTAIDAQFTVFACKNGGVSPDYMYNEKVNANGTMVTPKKWKKSEASTLKFYAVYPAAQDADQQISPAAYSASQKPVIKFSPKSDVKQQADLMVAKTADMAYDNYVSTPVPLLFTHATTAIQFKIGNDLSYNQEVKKIEIQNVYGEGTYDLATKTWTVGTTKKNYTLTLNPTFSTAQNPGTVMNGGDGTFFMIPQTLPDDAKVKITFASGKYWEGKIGGTGKVWAEGTTKTYTISNSKDLSDRDFTLSITPTNGTEREYNQFDLPFTVTSYSRLKGFSGNSRDKAEAWQVASYEVSTDGTNWSAPTTTKPEMVTAMTESGNGGTSGEVGNLKLTNDYKDYAQIRNQELKAATEVTTRKDLSMINGKQYTANCYIVSAPGKYKFPLYYGNSRENSTDNTLSFQNNTSSANALKYFHGGIEQATNNYMMPYHDIHQWVSNAAVLWQSKANMVKVTGIDRNGHTSGHLGGRDIYVEFEVDKNNIETGNAIIAVYYNGKVAWSWHIWITGKEVADVQSGHFLSEPIGFVPTKWMRTTYRQDRYVKVTVKQPRSGKTASVVFKQKPHEETPEGQAMHYQWGRKDPFWPGMDGLTASPNIYDGGISLAESVQEPRLMGRPRHLEYVFTSKATYFGGTWDWNNNPGYTNSYLNLWDANNETGYGYTGPFVKTIYDPSPAGFHVPRTSQLSKVGNDKYVVSPKMGYMDPEYVSDGAKTPDIGYYWTSEKSFINNNGTDAAFSIFGITDANSKIQVDGKNKIVNPSMAYCVLPIKE; encoded by the coding sequence ATGAATTCAAGATTCTTATTTTCACGTGTGATGTTAGGCTTGACAGCTGCAACATCTGCTTTCTTTATCGCATGTAGCGATATTGATACAGCTCAGGATCCACAGAAACCAACTGAGAGTATCATGTTTAGTACGAGTGATGTGCAGGACAGACCTGATGCTTCTTTGCCAAAGACAAAGGCACCAGAGGTTTACGAGTCGCACACTATTAATTTGACAGGTGCTAATGCTAAAGGCTTTGTACTTGAGGAGAGCACCATTGAGGGTGTTAATCCAGTACAGCAAACACCTGCTACACGTGGTACGATGAAGACAGCTATCGACGCTCAGTTTACTGTTTTCGCATGTAAGAACGGTGGAGTGTCACCTGACTATATGTATAATGAGAAGGTGAATGCCAACGGAACGATGGTAACACCTAAGAAGTGGAAGAAGTCTGAGGCTTCAACGCTGAAGTTCTATGCCGTTTATCCAGCTGCACAGGATGCTGACCAGCAGATCAGCCCAGCTGCTTACAGTGCATCGCAGAAGCCTGTTATCAAGTTCAGTCCTAAGAGTGACGTGAAGCAACAGGCTGACCTCATGGTGGCAAAGACGGCTGATATGGCTTACGACAACTATGTTAGCACACCTGTCCCATTGCTGTTCACTCACGCCACAACGGCTATCCAGTTTAAGATAGGTAATGACCTCTCTTATAATCAGGAGGTAAAGAAGATTGAAATCCAGAATGTTTATGGTGAAGGAACATACGATCTCGCTACCAAGACATGGACAGTTGGTACAACAAAGAAGAACTATACATTAACGTTGAACCCTACTTTCTCTACTGCACAGAACCCTGGAACAGTGATGAACGGCGGTGATGGTACGTTCTTCATGATTCCTCAGACCCTTCCAGACGATGCTAAGGTGAAGATTACCTTTGCAAGTGGTAAGTATTGGGAAGGTAAAATCGGTGGAACGGGTAAGGTTTGGGCTGAAGGAACGACAAAGACTTACACCATTTCAAACTCTAAGGACCTCTCTGATCGTGACTTCACACTGTCCATTACACCAACAAACGGAACAGAAAGAGAGTACAATCAGTTTGATCTTCCATTCACTGTAACCAGCTATAGTCGCTTGAAAGGCTTCTCAGGAAATAGTCGTGACAAGGCTGAAGCATGGCAGGTTGCAAGCTATGAGGTAAGCACGGATGGTACAAACTGGTCTGCTCCAACAACAACAAAGCCAGAGATGGTAACAGCAATGACTGAGAGTGGTAATGGTGGTACATCTGGTGAAGTAGGTAATCTCAAGCTGACGAACGATTATAAGGACTATGCGCAGATTCGTAATCAGGAGTTAAAGGCTGCAACAGAGGTTACAACTCGCAAGGACTTGTCTATGATAAATGGCAAGCAATATACTGCAAACTGCTATATTGTTTCTGCTCCTGGTAAGTATAAGTTCCCATTGTACTATGGAAATAGTCGCGAGAATTCTACTGATAATACGCTTTCTTTCCAGAACAATACAAGCAGTGCAAATGCTTTGAAGTATTTCCATGGAGGTATAGAACAGGCTACAAATAACTACATGATGCCTTATCATGACATTCACCAGTGGGTAAGCAATGCTGCTGTTTTGTGGCAGAGTAAGGCGAACATGGTGAAGGTAACAGGTATAGACCGTAATGGACATACGTCTGGACATTTAGGTGGTAGAGATATTTATGTGGAGTTTGAGGTTGATAAAAACAACATAGAGACAGGTAATGCCATCATTGCTGTATACTATAATGGCAAGGTTGCATGGTCATGGCATATCTGGATTACAGGTAAAGAGGTTGCTGACGTACAGTCAGGTCACTTCCTTAGCGAGCCTATCGGCTTTGTTCCAACAAAGTGGATGCGTACTACTTACAGACAGGACCGCTACGTGAAAGTAACTGTTAAGCAGCCACGTTCTGGTAAGACAGCGTCTGTTGTGTTTAAGCAGAAGCCACATGAGGAGACTCCAGAAGGTCAAGCAATGCACTATCAGTGGGGACGTAAGGATCCATTCTGGCCTGGTATGGATGGTTTGACAGCATCACCAAACATATATGATGGTGGTATCTCTCTTGCAGAGTCTGTACAGGAACCAAGACTGATGGGCCGTCCACGCCACTTAGAGTATGTATTTACTTCAAAAGCAACATACTTTGGTGGTACTTGGGATTGGAATAATAACCCTGGTTATACCAATTCTTATCTTAATCTTTGGGATGCTAACAATGAAACAGGTTATGGATATACAGGTCCATTCGTGAAGACTATCTACGATCCAAGTCCTGCTGGCTTCCATGTTCCACGTACCAGTCAGTTGAGCAAGGTTGGTAATGATAAGTATGTTGTGAGTCCTAAGATGGGATATATGGATCCTGAATATGTGTCTGATGGGGCAAAGACTCCAGATATTGGCTACTATTGGACGAGTGAAAAGAGTTTTATTAATAACAATGGTACAGACGCTGCATTCTCAATCTTTGGTATTACGGATGCAAATAGTAAGATCCAAGTAGACGGAAAGAATAAAATTGTTAACCCATCAATGGCTTACTGTGTCCTTCCAATCAAGGAATAG
- a CDS encoding MBL fold metallo-hydrolase has translation MKQEELINNEHSVRHSPPLEGLGEVFTFLGTGTSNGVPVLGCSCDVCKSKDPRDNRLRTSALLETAKTRIVIDSGPDFRQQMLPQPFRKIDGLLITHIHYDHVGGIDDVRPYCALGDIEVYANENTCDGLHHNFPYCFTDNPYPGVPKLNLHSIQPHVKFTIGDIEVMPISVMHGGLPILGYRFGKLAYITDMKTIKEEELPYLEGVETLVVNALRWEREHHSHQLISEAIDFSRKIGAKRTYLTHLTHKIGLHEEAQKLLPNDVFFAYDGLKIHV, from the coding sequence TTGAAGCAAGAAGAACTCATAAACAACGAGCATTCCGTTAGGCACTCCCCTCCTTTGGAGGGGTTGGGGGAGGTCTTCACCTTCCTCGGCACTGGCACCTCCAATGGTGTTCCAGTACTTGGCTGTAGCTGTGATGTTTGTAAGAGTAAGGACCCACGCGACAACCGATTGCGCACCTCTGCTTTATTGGAAACGGCAAAGACGCGTATTGTCATTGACAGCGGTCCTGACTTTCGCCAACAGATGTTGCCACAACCTTTCCGTAAGATTGATGGCTTATTGATTACGCATATCCACTATGATCATGTAGGAGGGATTGATGATGTACGCCCTTATTGTGCATTGGGGGATATAGAAGTGTATGCCAACGAGAACACTTGTGACGGCTTACATCATAACTTCCCTTATTGTTTCACAGACAATCCCTATCCAGGAGTTCCAAAACTGAACCTTCATAGTATTCAACCGCATGTAAAGTTTACGATTGGTGACATCGAAGTGATGCCTATCTCTGTGATGCATGGCGGACTACCCATCCTCGGTTATCGCTTTGGGAAACTCGCTTATATAACAGATATGAAAACTATTAAGGAAGAGGAACTCCCTTATCTTGAAGGTGTTGAGACACTGGTTGTAAACGCTTTACGCTGGGAACGTGAACACCACTCCCATCAGTTGATATCTGAAGCCATTGATTTCAGCCGAAAGATAGGAGCAAAACGCACTTATTTAACCCATCTCACCCATAAGATTGGCTTACATGAAGAGGCACAAAAACTCCTTCCAAATGATGTTTTCTTTGCCTACGATGGTTTGAAGATTCACGTTTAA
- the murB gene encoding UDP-N-acetylmuramate dehydrogenase, with product MRNMKIEHNYSLLKHNTFGIDAKCQRFVEYESVEEAQELVRSLKEEDYPLLILGGGSNLLLTGDFKGTVLHSGISFIEQIDEERVRCGSAYVWDDFVDYCVSHDLYGAENLSIIPGECGASAVQNIGAYGVEAKDLIDEVEAVEIATGEVHHFKNADCEYSYRQSKFKHEWRNKYLITSVTYRLSKTYQPKLDYGNIRAALAEQGIENPTVAELRQTITDIRNAKLPDPKKIGNAGSFFMNPIVPKAKYEELAAQYEQMPHYTIDADHEKIPAGWMIEQCGWKGKALGPAGVYDKQALVLVNLGGATGADVVRLYQTIQHDVKEKFGIEIHPEVNTFPN from the coding sequence ATCAGAAACATGAAAATAGAACATAACTATAGTCTACTAAAGCATAATACCTTCGGCATTGACGCCAAATGTCAGCGTTTTGTTGAATACGAATCAGTAGAGGAAGCACAGGAACTTGTGCGCTCTTTAAAGGAAGAGGATTATCCACTACTGATTCTCGGTGGGGGTAGTAACCTTCTACTCACTGGTGATTTCAAGGGAACCGTACTCCACTCTGGCATCTCCTTTATCGAGCAAATCGACGAGGAACGTGTACGTTGTGGCTCAGCTTACGTATGGGATGATTTTGTAGACTATTGTGTTTCTCATGATCTCTATGGTGCAGAAAACCTTTCTATCATACCGGGAGAGTGCGGTGCAAGTGCTGTACAAAATATCGGAGCCTATGGTGTGGAAGCTAAAGACCTGATTGATGAGGTTGAGGCGGTGGAGATTGCCACTGGTGAAGTGCATCATTTCAAGAATGCTGATTGTGAATACAGCTATCGACAGAGTAAGTTTAAGCATGAATGGCGCAATAAGTATCTTATCACATCGGTGACCTATCGTCTTTCTAAGACTTATCAACCTAAACTCGATTATGGTAATATTCGTGCAGCATTGGCTGAACAAGGTATAGAAAATCCTACCGTAGCAGAACTTCGTCAGACGATTACTGACATCCGTAATGCGAAACTTCCTGACCCAAAGAAGATTGGTAATGCGGGTAGTTTCTTTATGAATCCTATCGTTCCAAAAGCTAAATATGAGGAGTTGGCAGCGCAATATGAACAGATGCCCCACTATACTATTGATGCTGACCATGAGAAGATTCCAGCTGGTTGGATGATTGAACAATGCGGTTGGAAGGGTAAGGCATTAGGTCCTGCAGGCGTTTACGATAAGCAGGCTTTGGTATTGGTGAACCTTGGTGGTGCAACAGGTGCTGACGTAGTCAGACTCTACCAGACAATTCAGCATGATGTGAAGGAGAAGTTTGGAATTGAGATACATCCAGAGGTGAATACTTTTCCAAATTAA